A single region of the Accipiter gentilis chromosome 6, bAccGen1.1, whole genome shotgun sequence genome encodes:
- the MRPL47 gene encoding 39S ribosomal protein L47, mitochondrial, with translation MAGAAAMAALCRRLTGALRLSAARPGSTAAGLPGLTLNLFHKNLVKVEPFHQLKFLHTTLSQRGLEEFFDDPRNWGEKTVKSGDAWNIKQLRGKSSEDLHKLWYVLLKEKNMLLTLEQESKRQLRPMPSPERLEKVEKSMKNIDLVVREREIALRLLQTGHEKPVPGEWRHDFLGRTYWYAYKEWPIPWYLNKRHKRKKFYYLPHVNHFIRLRLEKSLRRRARRQNLERTRRKVLERKFPHLAIKSQSQ, from the exons atGGCGGGCGCGGCGGCGATGGCCGCCCTGTGCCGGCGCCTCACGGGCGCCCTGCGGCTGTCGGCAGCGCGGCCGGGCTCGACGGCCGCCGGCCTCCCCGG ATTGACGCTGAACCTATTTCACAAGAACCTAGTAAAAGTCGAGCCCTTCCACCAGTTGAAGTTTCTGCACACTACCTTGTCTCAGAGAGGTCTGGAGGAATTTTTTGATGATCCaagaaactggggagaaaaaacagtAAAGTCAG gggaTGCATGGAATATAAAGCAGCTAAGGGGCAAGAGTAGTGAAGACTTGCACAAACTTTG GTATGTcctactgaaggaaaaaaacatgcttttaacTTTAGAGCAAGAATCAAAACGACAACTCAGGCCTATGCCAAGTCCAGAACGATTAGAAAAG GTAGAAAAGTCTATGAAAAACATAGACTTGGttgtcagagagagagaaattgctTTGAGGCTTTTACAAACTGGCCATGAAAAACCAGTACCTGGTGAGTGGAGACATGACTTCTTAGGACGCACCTACtg GTACGCTTATAAGGAATGGCCAATACCATGGTACTTGAACAAAAGacacaaaaggaagaaattctATTACTTACCTCATGTGAATCACTTCATCAG GCTCAGACTTGAAAAATCTTTACGCAGAAGGGCAAGAAGGCAAAACCTAGAGAGGACGAGGCGGAAGGTCTTGGAAAGGAAGTTCCCTCACCTTGCCATAAAATCTCAGAGCCAGTAA